A single genomic interval of Lynx canadensis isolate LIC74 chromosome A2, mLynCan4.pri.v2, whole genome shotgun sequence harbors:
- the NPC1L1 gene encoding NPC1-like intracellular cholesterol transporter 1, which translates to MAEAGLRGWLLWALLLHSARAELYTPIHRSGYCAFYDECGKNPELSGGLAPLANVSCLSNTPARLLAGEHLALLRRICPRLYAGPDTTYACCSAKQLVSLEASLAVTKALLARCPACTDNFVSLHCHNTCSPNQSLFVNVTRVARRGDGRPPAVVAYEAFYQSSFARRTYDSCSRVRVPAAATLAVGTMCGVYGSALCNAQRWLNFQGDTGNGLAPLDITFYLLEPGQTPGSGVQLLNGEVAPCNESQADGAAACSCQDCAASCPAIARPQALDATFYMGRMAGGLALVITLCSAFAVLTAFLVGPRLASRWGKGKMRDPTVGTSLSDKLSLSTHSLLSRCFQGWGTWVASWPLSILLVSIAVVVAFSGGLAFMELTTDPVELWSAPSSQSRREKEFHDQHFGPFLRTNQVILTAPTRPGSSYNSLLLGPKNFSGVLAPDVLLEVLELQETLRHLQVWSPEEQRNVSLQDVCFAPLNPHNTSLSDCCVNSLLQYFQNNRTRLLLTANQTLTGQTSQVDWRDHFLYCANAPLTFKDGTALALSCMADYGGPVFPFLAVGGYRGKDYSEAEALIMTFSLNNYAPRDSRLAQAKLWEGAFLETMRAFQQRTAGRFQVTFMAERSLEDEINRTTAQDLPVFGVSYIVIFLYISLALGSYSSWRRVAVDAKATLGLGGVAVVLGAVTAAMGFFSYLGVPSSLVILQVVPFLVLAVGADNIFILVLEYQRLPRRPGERREDHIGRALGRVAPSMLLCSLSEAICFFLGALTPMPAVRTFALTSGLAVILDFLLQVSAFVALLSLDSRRQEASRMDVCCCAGARELPPPGQSEGLLLRFFRKVYVPLLLHRVTRVVVLLLFTGLFGAGLYLMCQASVGLDQELALPKDSYLLDYFLFLNRYFEVGAPVYFVTTGGYNFSTEAGMNAICSSAGCDSFSLTQKIQFATEFPDESYLAIPASSWVDDFIDWLTPSSCCRLYAFGANKDKFCPSTVNSLACLKSCVNFTLGPVRPSVDQFHKYLPWFLEDPPNIKCPKGGLAAYSTSVDLGPGNQVLASRFMAYHKPLRNSQDYTEALRAARALAANITAHLRQVPGTDPAFEVFPYTITNVFYEQYLTVVPEGLFMLAMCLLPTFAVCCLLLGMDLRSGLLNLFSIVMILVDTVGFMALWGISYNAVSLINLVTAVGISVEFVSHITRAFAISTRLTRLERAKEATTFMGSAVFAGVAMTNLPGILVLGLAKAQLIQIFFFRLNLLITLLGLLHGLVFLPVVLSFVGPDVNVALVLEQKMEEAARARVASCPTHQAPTSTASSTYINHGFEHPAKSMGGAVGSLSRGGQEF; encoded by the exons ATGGCGGAGGCCGGACTGAGGGGCTGGCTGCTATGGGCCCTGCTCCTGCACTCG GCCCGGGCCGAGCTGTACACACCCATCCACCGGTCTGGCTACTGTGCCTTCTACGACGAGTGTGGCAAGAACCCAGAGCTGTCCGGAGGCCTGGCTCCCCTGGCCAACGTGTCCTGCCTGTCCAACACACCCGCCCGCCTCCTGGCCGGCGAGCATCTGGCCCTCCTGCGGCGCATCTGCCCCCGCCTGTACGCTGGCCCCGACACCACCTACGCTTGCTGCTCCGCCAAGCAGCTGGTGTCCCTGGAGGCGAGCCTGGCGGTCACCAAGGCGCTCCTCGCACGCTGCCCCGCCTGCACCGACAACTTCGTGAGCCTGCACTGCCACAACACCTGCAGCCCCAACCAGAGCCTGTTCGTCAATGTGACGCGCGTGGCCCGGCGCGGGGACGGCCGGCCGCCGGCTGTAGTGGCCTACGAGGCCTTCTACCAGAGCAGCTTCGCCAGGCGGACCTACGACTCATGCAGCCGGGTGCGTGTCCCTGCGGCGGCCACGCTGGCTGTGGGCACCATGTGTGGCGTTTATGGCTCCGCCCTCTGCAACGCTCAGCGCTGGCTCAACTTCCAGGGGGACACAGGAAATGGCCTGGCCCCCCTGGACATCACCTTCTACCTCTTGGAGCCTGGTCAGACGCCGGGGAGTGGGGTGCAGCTTCTGAATGGGGAGGTGGCACCGTGCAACGAGTCCCAGGCAGACGGCGCAGCCGCCTGCTCCTGCCAAGACTGCGCCGCCTCGTGCCCCGCCATCGCCCGGCCCCAGGCCCTGGACGCCACCTTCTACATGGGCCGGATGGCAGGCGGGCTGGCCCTCGTCATCACCCTCTGTTCGGCCTTTGCTGTACTTACCGCCTTCCTGGTGGGGCCCCGCCTGGCCTCCCGCTGGGGCAAGGGCAAGATGCGGGACCCCACGGTGGGCACCAGCCTCTCTGACAAACTGAGCCTGTCCACGCATAGCCTCCTCAGCCGGTGCTTCCAgggctggggcacgtgggtggcctCGTGGCCGCTGAGCATCCTGCTGGTGTCCATCGCCGTGGTGGTGGCCTTTTCAGGAGGCCTGGCCTTCATGGAGCTGACCACGGACCCCGTGGAGCTGTGGTCGGCCCCCAGCAGCCAGTCCCGGAGAGAGAAGGAGTTTCATGACCAGCATTTCGGCCCCTTCTTGCGGACCAACCAGGTGATCCTGACGGCACCCACACGGCCTGGCTCCAGCTACAACTCCCTGCTGCTGGGGCCCAAGAACTTCAGTGGGGTTCTGGCCCCCGACGTCCTGCTGGAGGTGCTGGAGCTGCAGGAGACGCTGCGACACCTGCAGGTGTGGTCACCCGAGGAGCAGCGCAATGTGTCGCTGCAGGACGTGTGCTTCGCGCCCCTCAACCCACACAACACCAGCCTCTCCGACTGTTGCGTCAACAGCCTCTTGCAGTATTTCCAGAACAATCGCACGCGCCTGCTGCTCACAGCCAACCAGACGCTGACCGGGCAGACCTCTCAAGTGGACTGGAGGGACCACTTTCTCTACTGCGCTAA TGCCCCTCTCACCTTCAAGGACGGCACAGCCCTAGCCCTGAGCTGCATGGCTGACTACGGGGGCCCTGTCTTCCCTTTTCTTGCTGTGGGGGGCTACAGAG GGAAAGACTACTCTGAGGCAGAGGCCCTGATCATGACCTTCTCCCTTAACAACTACGCCCCTCGGGACTCCCGGCTGGCACAGGCAAAGCTCTGGGAGGGGGCCTTCTTGGAGACGATGAGAGCTTTCCAGCAGCGGACAGCCGGCAGGTTCCAGGTCACATTCATGGCGGag CGCTCCCTGGAGGACGAGATCAATCGCACCACGGCCCAGGACCTGCCGGTCTTCGGGGTCAGCTACATTGTCATCTTCCTGTACATCTCCCTGGCCCTGGGCAGCTACTCCAGCTGGCGCCGGGTGGCG GTGGATGCCAAGGCCACGCTGGGCCTGGGCGGGGTGGCCGTGGTGCTGGGAGCAGTCACGGCAGCCATGGGCTTCTTCTCGTACCTGGGCGTCCCCTCCTCCCTGGTGATCCTGCAGGTGGTGCCTTTCTTGGTGCTGGCCGTGGGTGCTGACAACATCTTTATCCTAGTGCTCGAGTACCAG AGGCTGCCGCGGAGGCCTGGAGAGCGGCGAGAGGACCACATCGGCCGCGCACTGGGCAGGGTGGCCCCCAGCATGCTGCTCTGCAGCCTGTCTGAGGCCATCTGCTTCTTTCTCG GGGCCCTGACCCCCATGCCAGCGGTGAGGACCTTCGCCCTGACCTCCGGCTTGGCTGTCATCCTGGACTTTCTGCTGCAGGTGTCAGCCTTCGTGGCCCTGCTGTCCCTGGACAGTAGGCGGCAGGAG GCCTCCAGGATGGATGTGTGCTGCTGTGCTGGCGCTCGGGAGCTGCCCCCCCCAGGCCAAAGCGAGGGGCTCCTGCTGCGATTCTTCCGCAAGGTCTACGTCCCACTCCTGCTGCACCGGGTCACACGTGTGGTTGTG cTGCTGCTGTTCACGGGCCTGTTTGGAGCCGGGCTGTACCTCATGTGCCAGGCCAGTGTGGGACTGGATCAGGAGCTGGCCCTTCCCAAG GACTCCTACCTGCTCGACTATTTCCTCTTTCTGAACCGCTACTTTGAGGTGGGGGCTCCAGTCTACTTCGTCACCACTGGAGGCTACAACTTCTCCACGGAGGCGGGAATGAATGCCATTTGCTCGAGCGCAGGATGCGACAGCTTCTCCTTAACCCAGAAGATACAGTTCGCCACTGAGTTCCCCGACGA GTCTTACCTGGCCATCCCTGCCTCTTCCTGGGTGGATGACTTCATTGACTGGCTGACCCCGTCCTCTTGCTGCCGCCTGTATGCCTTTGGTGCCAACAAAGACAAATTCTGCCCCTCGACCGTTA ACTCCCTGGCCTGCTTGAAGAGCTGTGTGAACTTCACTCTGGGCCCCGTCCGGCCATCAGTGGACCAGTTCCACAAATACCTGCCCTGGTTCCTGGAGGACCCACCCAACATCAAGTGTCCCAAAGG TGGACTGGCAGCGTATAGCACCTCCGTGGATTTGGGACCTGGTAACCAAGTTTTAG CCTCGAGGTTCATGGCCTACCACAAGCCGCTGCGGAACTCACAGGATTACACGGAGGCCCTGCGGGCGGCACGCGCACTGGCGGCCAACATCACCGCCCACCTGCGGCAGGTGCCGGGCACCGACCCGGCCTTTGAGGTCTTCCCCTACAC GATCACCAACGTGTTCTACGAGCAGTACCTGACGGTGGTCCCCGAAGGCCTCTTCATGCTTGCCATGTGCCTGCTGCCCACGTTCGCCGTCTGCTGCCTGCTGCTGGGCATGGACCTGCGCTCCGGCCTCCTCAACCTGTTCTCCATCGTCATGATCCTCGTGGACACCGTGGGCTTCATGGCCCTGTGGGGCATCAGCTACAACGCCGTGTCCCTCATCAACCTGGTCACG gcAGTGGGCATCTCCGTGGAGTTTGTGTCCCACATCACCCGCGCCTTTGCCATCAGCACCCGGCTCACCCGGCTGGAGAGGGCCAAGGAGGCCACAACCTTCATGGGCAGTGCG GTGTTTGCGGGCGTGGCCATGACCAACCTGCCGGGCATCCTCGTCCTGGGCCTGGCCAAGGCGCAGCTCATCCAGATCTTCTTCTTCCGCCTCAACCTCCTCATCACCCTGCTGGGCCTGTTGCACGGCCTGGTCTTCCTGCCAGTCGTCCTCAGCTTCGTGG GGCCCGATGTCAATGTGGCTCTAGTGCTGGAGCAGAAGATGGAGGAAGCTGCCAGGGCCAGGGTGGCTTCCTGCCCGACCCACCAGGCCCCGACATCCACAGCCAGCAGCACCTACATCAACCATGGCTTTGAACATCCTGCCAAGAGCATGGGTGGTGCTGTCGGTTCTCTGTCCCGCGGTGGGCAGGAGTTCTGA
- the DDX56 gene encoding probable ATP-dependent RNA helicase DDX56 — MRLRLRPRTLRTAAAAQPSRNAGSPAAALPGGVAHAQLRSDCGAFALASQRGGMADPELLGFEHMGLDPRLLQAVADLGWSRPTLIQEKAIPLALEGKDLLARARTGSGKTAAYAIPMLQLLLHRKATGPAVEQAVRGLVLVPTKELARQARSMVQQLAAYCARDIRVADVSAAEDSASQRAVLMEKPDIVVGTPSRILNHLQQDSLTLRDSLELLVVDEADLLFSFGFEEELKSLLCHLPRIYQAFLMSATFNEDVQALKELVLHNPVTLKLQESQLPGPDQLKQFQVVCETEEDKFLLLYALLKLSLIRGKSLLFVNTLERSYRLRLFLEQFGIPACVLNGELPLRSRCHIISQFNQGFYDCVIATDTEVLGAPVKGKRRGKGPKGDRASDPEAGVARGIDFHHVCAVLNFDLPPTPEAYIHRAGRTARANNPGMVLTFVLPAEQSHLDTIEELLCGENEAPVLLPYQFRMEEIEAFRYRCRDAMRSVTKQAIREARLKEIKEELLHSERLKTYFEDNPRDLQLLRHDLPLHPAVVKPHLGHVPDYLVPPALRGLVHPPKKRKKLASKKAKVKKARTRNPLRSFRHREERRRPTAVPP; from the exons ATGAGGCTCCGCCTGCGACCCCGGACCCTGCGCACGGCCGCAGCTGCACAGCCCAGCCGGAACGCCGGAAGCCCAGCCGCAGCACTTCCGGGGGGTGTGGCCCATGCGCAGTTGCGCTCTGACTGCGGTGCGTTTGCGCTGGCGTCGCAGAGAGGCGGCATGGCGGACCCAGAGCTGCTGGGCTTCGAGCACATGGGTCTGGATCCCCGGCTCCTGCAG GCCGTCGCCGACCTGGGCTGGTCGCGCCCCACGCTGATCCAGGAGAAGGCCATCCCGCTGGCCCTGGAGGGGAAGGACCTCCTAGCTCGGGCGCGCACGGGCTCGGGGAAGACGGCCGCTTACGCCATTCCGATGTTGCAGCTGCTGCTCCACAGGAAGGCG ACTGGCCCCGCGGTAGAGCAGGCTGTGAGAGGGCTCGTGCTGGTGCCCACCAAGGAGCTGGCGCGGCAGGCCCGGTCCATGGTTCAGCAGCTGGCGGCCTACTGCGCTCGGGACATCCGGGTGGCGGATGTCTCCGCTGCTGAAGACTCAGCCTCTCAGAG AGCTGTGCTGATGGAGAAGCCCGATATAGTAGTGGGGACCCCGTCTCGCATCTTAAACCACTTGCAGCAAGACAGCTTGACCCTGCGAGACTCCCTGGAGCTGCTCGTGGTGGACGAGGCtgaccttctcttctcctttggtTTTGAGGAGGAACTCAAGAGTCTGCTCTG TCACTTGCCCCGGATTTATCAGGCTTTTCTGATGTCAGCTACTTTCAACGAGGACGTGCAGGCCCTCAAGGAGCTGGTATTGCATAACCCG GTTACTCTCAAGCTGCAGGAGTCCCAGCTGCCAGGGCCAGACCAGTTAAAGCAGTTTCAGGTGGTCTGTGAGACCGAGGAGGACAAGTTCCTGCTGCTGTACGCCCTGCTCAAGCTCTCGCTGATCCGGGGCAAGTCCCTGCTGTTTGTCAACACGCTGGAGAGGAGTTACAGGCTGCGCCTGTTCCTGGAGCAGTTTGGCATCCCCGCCTGCGTGCTCAACGGGGAGCTGCCACTGCGCTCCAG GTGCcacatcatctcacagttcaacCAAGGCTTCTATGACTGTGTCATAGCGACCGACACCGAAGTTCTGGGAGCCCCGGTTAAGGGCAAGCGTCGAGGCAAGGGCCCCAAGGGAGACAG GGCTTCTGATCCGGAGGCCGGCGTGGCCCGGGGCATAGACTTCCACCACGTGTGCGCTGTGCTCAACTTTGATCTGCCCCCTACCCCTGAAGCCTACATTCATCGGGCTGGCAG GACGGCGCGCGCCAACAACCCAGGCATGGTTTTGACTTTCGTGCTGCCCGCTGAGCAGTCGCACCTGGACACGATCGAGGAGCTTCTCTGTGGAG AGAATGAGgcccctgtcctgcttccctACCAGTTCCGCATGGAGGAGATCGAGGCCTTCCGGTATCGCTGCAGG GACGCCATGCGCTCAGTGACAAAACAGGCCATCCGAGAGGCAAGGTTGAAGGAGATCAAGGAGGAACTTCTGCATTCAGAGAGGCTCAAG ACATACTTCGAAGACAACCCCCGGGACCTCCAGCTGCTGCGGCACGATCTGCCTTTGCACCCTGCTGTGGTGAAGCCCCACCTGGGCCATGTCCCTGACTACCTAG TCCCTCCTGCTCTGCGTGGTCTCGTCCACCCTCCCAAGAAGCGGAAGAAGCTGGCCTCTAAGAAGGCCAAGGTCAAG AAGGCACGGACCCGGAACCCACTGCGCAGCttcaggcacagagaggagagacgTAGGCCCACCGCTGTGCCTCCCTGA